In Chiroxiphia lanceolata isolate bChiLan1 chromosome 2, bChiLan1.pri, whole genome shotgun sequence, a single genomic region encodes these proteins:
- the TMEM272 gene encoding transmembrane protein 272 isoform X1: MTAGLEKACHRCISKIASNAFFIFGLLAFLALPLSMTFVGMKFLEDCPVQPLIPLYLLVGGVIGSLKVTLLLYDSTRMRQLLSKSIVIDDDDDDEYPWRQNAHKYYIHLTLSLFLFLWFILGNFWVFSVYLPNFIPPFHQPQDYCDKTLYIFAVGVLIISHTVLFLLIFCSCCIYCFSRQRFSSEED; encoded by the exons ATGACTGCTGGCCTGGAGAAAGCCTGCCACCGGTGCATATCCAAAATTGCCAGCAATG CATTCTTTATATTTGGGCTCCTCGCTTTCCTTGCCTTACCTCTGTCCATGACTTTTGTGG GAATGAAGTTTCTGGAAGATTGCCCAGTTCAGCCACTAATTCCATTATATCTGTTGGTGGGTGGAGTGATTGGCAGCTTAAAG GTGACTCTCCTGCTGTATGACTCAACCAGGATGAGGCAGCTGCTTTCCAAGTCTATTGTGATTGATGACGATGACGACGACGAATATCCCTGGAGGCAGAATGCTCACAAGTACTACATCCATCTAaccctcagccttttcctctttctctggtTCATTCTTGGgaacttctgggttttttctgtgtacCTGCCAAATTTCATCCCGCCTTTTCATCAGCCTCAGGATTACTGTGACAAAACCCTGTAcatttttgctgttggtgttCTCATTATTAGCCATACTGTTCTGTTTCTCCTTATCTTTTGTAGCTGCTGCATATATTGTTTTTCCAGGCAAAGATTCTCTTCTGAGGAAGACTAA
- the TMEM272 gene encoding transmembrane protein 272 isoform X2: MVTLLLYDSTRMRQLLSKSIVIDDDDDDEYPWRQNAHKYYIHLTLSLFLFLWFILGNFWVFSVYLPNFIPPFHQPQDYCDKTLYIFAVGVLIISHTVLFLLIFCSCCIYCFSRQRFSSEED; encoded by the exons ATG GTGACTCTCCTGCTGTATGACTCAACCAGGATGAGGCAGCTGCTTTCCAAGTCTATTGTGATTGATGACGATGACGACGACGAATATCCCTGGAGGCAGAATGCTCACAAGTACTACATCCATCTAaccctcagccttttcctctttctctggtTCATTCTTGGgaacttctgggttttttctgtgtacCTGCCAAATTTCATCCCGCCTTTTCATCAGCCTCAGGATTACTGTGACAAAACCCTGTAcatttttgctgttggtgttCTCATTATTAGCCATACTGTTCTGTTTCTCCTTATCTTTTGTAGCTGCTGCATATATTGTTTTTCCAGGCAAAGATTCTCTTCTGAGGAAGACTAA
- the TMEM272 gene encoding transmembrane protein 272 isoform X3 has product MRQLLSKSIVIDDDDDDEYPWRQNAHKYYIHLTLSLFLFLWFILGNFWVFSVYLPNFIPPFHQPQDYCDKTLYIFAVGVLIISHTVLFLLIFCSCCIYCFSRQRFSSEED; this is encoded by the coding sequence ATGAGGCAGCTGCTTTCCAAGTCTATTGTGATTGATGACGATGACGACGACGAATATCCCTGGAGGCAGAATGCTCACAAGTACTACATCCATCTAaccctcagccttttcctctttctctggtTCATTCTTGGgaacttctgggttttttctgtgtacCTGCCAAATTTCATCCCGCCTTTTCATCAGCCTCAGGATTACTGTGACAAAACCCTGTAcatttttgctgttggtgttCTCATTATTAGCCATACTGTTCTGTTTCTCCTTATCTTTTGTAGCTGCTGCATATATTGTTTTTCCAGGCAAAGATTCTCTTCTGAGGAAGACTAA